A stretch of the Glutamicibacter sp. JL.03c genome encodes the following:
- a CDS encoding ComEA family DNA-binding protein, giving the protein MGRHDFFSKYAPRPGRLRFAVSRVAVLALAIIVLGWIALSILLAPPPSNESLAAVPLEPVPTSSQSAKGSPSPTGPRVTVHVIGAVQKPGVYELPEGSRITDAVKSAGGLAKDAHPELVNLAAKLIDGQQIILPGGSPRSPGPNLPVPSDNAKISINTADAQTLQELPGIGPALAERIIDFRTENGPFSTVEELDAVSGIGPAMLEKLADLVIP; this is encoded by the coding sequence ATGGGCCGCCATGATTTTTTCAGCAAGTATGCGCCACGTCCCGGCCGTCTCAGGTTTGCGGTCTCGCGCGTGGCGGTGCTGGCTCTGGCCATCATCGTGCTGGGCTGGATCGCTCTCTCCATCCTGCTGGCCCCGCCGCCTTCCAACGAATCGCTGGCAGCAGTTCCGCTGGAACCGGTGCCGACAAGCAGCCAGAGCGCCAAGGGCTCTCCCAGCCCGACCGGACCTCGGGTGACCGTGCACGTCATCGGCGCGGTGCAGAAGCCTGGCGTATACGAGCTGCCCGAAGGCTCCCGGATCACCGATGCGGTCAAAAGCGCCGGCGGCCTGGCCAAGGATGCCCACCCCGAACTGGTGAACTTGGCGGCCAAGCTCATTGACGGACAGCAGATCATCCTGCCTGGCGGCAGCCCTCGATCCCCGGGTCCAAACCTGCCGGTGCCCAGCGATAACGCGAAAATCTCGATCAACACCGCAGATGCGCAAACACTGCAGGAGCTTCCCGGCATCGGTCCTGCCCTGGCCGAACGGATCATAGACTTCCGCACCGAAAACGGCCCGTTCAGCACCGTGGAAGAACTTGACGCCGTGTCCGGGATCGGGCCGGCCATGCTTGAGAAACTCGCCGATCTGGTGATCCCATGA
- the rpsT gene encoding 30S ribosomal protein S20 — protein MANIKSQKKRILTNEKARLRNVAVRSEVKTVIRNVNEAVAAGDKDKATEALRLAGKKLDKAVSKGVLHKNNAANRKSAIAKKVSAL, from the coding sequence GTGGCTAACATCAAGTCCCAGAAGAAGCGTATCCTGACCAACGAAAAGGCACGTCTGCGTAACGTAGCTGTCCGTTCCGAGGTTAAGACCGTAATCCGCAACGTCAACGAGGCAGTAGCCGCAGGAGACAAGGATAAGGCAACCGAGGCATTGCGCCTGGCTGGCAAGAAGCTCGACAAGGCTGTAAGCAAGGGTGTTCTGCACAAGAACAACGCTGCAAACCGCAAGTCGGCAATTGCCAAGAAGGTTAGCGCCCTCTAA
- a CDS encoding 13E12 repeat family protein — translation MNFTAHLAALLELCRGPWKPGPQLSQAMLIQLGMVCLKILTGIGQLVHESKDPRLALIQLELIERVEQQLHYQKAAVALDVELTAAHALSLPTLDALHRVAEQPASEVDAFFAKPPELAAGRTCYGNAAEVIAAWLGISYFDAKRRIDDAHLLIGRRVPSGEQCEPRFQHLAALFAGGGVDRRAIARVSRQLEKLEPEDTTFDGVGTELQARGSDGLPLEESAARILVDHGPNAARKQIDAQINQYKQAHGMILPPKLGFFVGKVIGGVHCFHLRTDATQAEVFHSMAAQSSNLRTKAGRAARKKARLDEDQANEPATEHDGGTGTGTGQEQDRSSAATPDWLISEQPMPEWARGESGQERDAPDHGFAGDSAAGPPEDRPTGNAARQADSPSAAERRLNALMAMLVASRTSGKSKSIVPKVLVYMWLSDLQNLAEAHGVSAHGVDIPPGELRRLLAHAGVIPLVLGSNSQPLDMGRSRRFHKGAIRTAIMARDRGCIVPDCTTPPEKTETDHYEVPWSEGGETSVWSGAGVCTTGHHQRHAEQIKIVDVDGLPHVILPEHLDPEQKPRRNTYWGALQLGDAPEPALPDPSCEPEQG, via the coding sequence ATGAACTTCACCGCCCATCTGGCTGCATTGCTCGAGCTGTGCCGGGGACCTTGGAAACCCGGTCCCCAGCTCAGCCAGGCCATGCTCATCCAGCTGGGCATGGTGTGCCTGAAGATCCTCACTGGGATCGGGCAGCTGGTGCATGAGAGCAAGGATCCGCGCCTGGCCCTGATCCAGCTGGAGCTCATCGAACGCGTCGAGCAGCAGTTGCACTACCAGAAGGCCGCGGTGGCCCTCGATGTCGAATTGACCGCGGCCCACGCCCTGAGCCTGCCTACCTTGGATGCGCTGCACCGGGTGGCAGAACAACCAGCCAGTGAAGTGGACGCCTTCTTCGCCAAGCCGCCGGAACTAGCCGCCGGCCGGACCTGCTACGGCAACGCGGCAGAGGTGATCGCAGCATGGCTGGGCATCAGCTACTTCGACGCGAAACGCCGCATCGACGATGCCCATTTGCTGATCGGCCGGCGTGTTCCCAGCGGCGAGCAGTGCGAACCGCGTTTTCAGCACCTTGCCGCGCTCTTTGCCGGTGGTGGCGTTGATCGACGCGCAATTGCCCGGGTTTCACGTCAACTGGAGAAATTGGAACCCGAGGATACGACTTTTGACGGGGTGGGCACCGAGCTGCAGGCCCGTGGAAGCGATGGCCTGCCGCTGGAGGAGAGCGCTGCGCGGATCCTGGTCGACCACGGACCCAACGCAGCCCGAAAACAGATCGATGCCCAGATCAACCAGTACAAACAGGCGCACGGGATGATTCTCCCGCCGAAGCTCGGCTTCTTCGTGGGCAAGGTGATCGGCGGCGTGCACTGCTTCCACCTGCGCACCGATGCCACCCAAGCCGAGGTGTTCCATTCCATGGCTGCGCAGTCGAGCAATCTCCGCACCAAGGCCGGCAGGGCAGCCCGCAAGAAGGCCCGCCTCGATGAAGATCAGGCCAATGAACCAGCCACCGAGCACGATGGCGGCACAGGCACAGGCACAGGCCAAGAGCAAGATCGATCCTCCGCCGCAACGCCGGACTGGCTGATCAGCGAGCAGCCGATGCCGGAATGGGCACGCGGCGAGAGCGGGCAAGAGCGTGATGCCCCCGATCACGGGTTCGCGGGTGATAGCGCGGCCGGACCACCAGAAGACCGGCCAACAGGGAACGCGGCTAGGCAGGCCGATTCTCCCAGCGCCGCCGAGCGCCGGCTTAACGCCCTGATGGCCATGCTCGTCGCGTCCAGGACCTCCGGCAAATCCAAGAGCATCGTTCCCAAGGTTCTGGTGTACATGTGGCTCAGCGACTTGCAGAACTTGGCTGAGGCACACGGCGTCAGCGCCCACGGGGTGGACATTCCACCAGGCGAACTCAGACGGCTTCTCGCGCATGCGGGAGTCATCCCGCTGGTGCTGGGTTCCAATAGCCAGCCCCTGGACATGGGCCGATCCCGGCGATTCCACAAAGGGGCGATCAGAACGGCCATCATGGCCCGGGATCGTGGCTGCATCGTGCCCGATTGCACGACGCCTCCTGAGAAAACTGAGACCGACCATTACGAGGTTCCCTGGTCTGAAGGCGGGGAAACCAGCGTCTGGTCGGGCGCCGGGGTGTGCACCACGGGGCATCATCAACGGCATGCGGAGCAGATCAAGATCGTGGATGTCGATGGGCTCCCCCACGTGATCTTGCCCGAGCATCTTGATCCGGAACAAAAGCCGCGGCGCAATACCTATTGGGGCGCCCTGCAGCTCGGCGACGCCCCCGAGCCGGCCCTGCCTGATCCGTCTTGCGAGCCCGAGCAGGGCTGA
- a CDS encoding DegV family protein has protein sequence MNERQKSSRAGWLPKWLAPRGLSRPRIGVVTDSASCLPQSFRDRAGLTVVDIPIIVDNHVHGADIQALMMGLAMGKPVKTSRPAPGEFARAYRQLFDQGCEQVISIHMSGALSGTTESARLAAADFEHRVTVLDSTTVSLPLGFTVADVLDARDAGAPLQMLEQIVSMAGANSVYFAVPSLEQLRRGGRISALSSVLGSLLNVKPILTIDQGAITALEKPRSFARAQARLVALALRDARSAQGPVRLGVMHFGAAELATEIATELAPFSNQPVVIESLPAVLAAHTGMGVLAVAVAPLDPQPDNGSPKASAS, from the coding sequence ATGAACGAACGACAGAAAAGCTCGCGTGCGGGTTGGCTGCCCAAGTGGCTGGCCCCGCGCGGGCTTTCGCGTCCCCGCATCGGGGTCGTCACCGATTCCGCCTCCTGCCTGCCGCAGTCCTTCCGCGACCGCGCCGGCCTGACCGTGGTGGATATCCCGATCATCGTGGACAACCATGTGCACGGCGCCGACATCCAGGCCCTGATGATGGGACTGGCCATGGGCAAGCCGGTGAAAACCTCACGTCCGGCCCCTGGCGAATTCGCGCGCGCCTACCGGCAGCTATTCGACCAGGGATGCGAACAGGTCATCTCCATCCACATGTCCGGGGCGCTCTCGGGCACCACCGAATCCGCCCGGCTGGCCGCCGCCGATTTCGAGCACAGGGTCACGGTGCTCGATTCGACGACCGTGTCGTTGCCCTTGGGCTTCACCGTCGCCGACGTGCTTGATGCCCGGGATGCCGGGGCACCCCTGCAGATGCTCGAGCAGATCGTCTCGATGGCCGGCGCGAATTCGGTGTATTTCGCCGTGCCGAGTCTGGAGCAGCTGCGCCGCGGCGGCCGCATCAGCGCGCTGTCCTCGGTGCTCGGCAGCCTCTTGAACGTGAAGCCGATCCTGACCATCGACCAGGGAGCGATCACCGCCCTGGAAAAGCCGCGCTCTTTCGCCCGGGCACAGGCTCGGCTCGTAGCGCTGGCGCTTCGGGATGCCCGCAGCGCCCAAGGCCCGGTCCGCCTGGGCGTGATGCATTTTGGCGCGGCCGAGCTCGCCACCGAGATCGCTACCGAATTAGCTCCCTTCAGCAACCAGCCGGTGGTGATCGAGTCGCTGCCCGCCGTGCTCGCCGCCCACACCGGAATGGGCGTGCTTGCCGTCGCCGTGGCGCCCTTGGATCCACAGCCGGACAACGGTTCGCCAAAGGCTTCCGCCTCCTGA
- a CDS encoding ComEC/Rec2 family competence protein, whose amino-acid sequence MNADFRGLWLLAGAWLAAYFTMPPWLLWAFIALLALLMGLLLRERHDGAHCTPWFTGPIVFLLGLVAVTFIGATSSDCGLPGEHAQQRRAVLSFDQPVQPDQEGVLKGRANIERYWHGGHWVQCEVPVYLSVAYALPEDAASFESIVDLEPSDTGSFGWWAQAASEPKVLSEVQPNPADHLKKRFTQALDHLPGNAQALLPGMLYGDRSGQEQALADAMKTSGLSHLTAVSGSNIALLAAIILSLLRLFSIPRVPSALLMISAVGMFTWFVGPDPSVLRASLMGSIAVLCLLIGRGQASLGILSLSAAILLLVDPGLGAEPAFALSVLATLGIIMLSPALTEIFGQFLPAWLAELTSICCAAQFTCLPVIISLNSNFSVYSLPANLLVAPLLPLITAVGMVCLLLCTPLPSLTHLLLWIPGLPAELVGQVARFSASLPGASRPWPSGATGVVLAIMLAAMLCILLIAGRETEHLRVRQVSLAMLGAVLVFIAALVVPATLLYREPIDDGWDIAMCDVGQGDAVIIHVGENQGWLIDAGPEDGNVVQCLRRLEITALPIVFVTHSHADHFGGIKAVENSGIDIGQRLVSAGFELDRWAGAQIIEAGASVDSGPVGYQVIGPETLAATRAEPNDTSLVIRFTFHTRYGEVDYFSAGDMESEAMGALLRRFPQAPAAILKASHHGARNGGTEIIDGLSPEVLLVSAGKENSYGHPHPETLRAANEVGATVFRTDQSGTVLLTFTEQGVHSSALGSPVR is encoded by the coding sequence ATGAACGCGGATTTCCGTGGCCTGTGGCTGCTGGCCGGGGCGTGGCTCGCCGCGTACTTCACCATGCCGCCCTGGTTGCTGTGGGCGTTCATCGCCTTGCTGGCCTTGCTCATGGGGCTTTTGCTACGTGAACGCCACGATGGCGCCCACTGCACACCCTGGTTCACTGGACCGATCGTTTTCCTTCTGGGACTCGTAGCGGTCACGTTTATCGGCGCCACCAGCAGCGATTGCGGATTGCCGGGGGAGCACGCGCAACAGCGTCGCGCCGTGCTCAGTTTTGATCAGCCGGTTCAGCCGGATCAAGAAGGAGTGCTGAAGGGCCGCGCGAACATCGAGCGGTATTGGCATGGGGGCCACTGGGTGCAATGCGAAGTCCCGGTGTACCTGAGCGTCGCCTATGCGCTGCCGGAAGACGCCGCCTCCTTCGAAAGCATCGTGGATCTCGAGCCGTCTGACACCGGGTCCTTTGGCTGGTGGGCACAGGCGGCCAGCGAGCCGAAGGTGCTTTCCGAGGTGCAACCGAATCCTGCCGATCATCTCAAAAAGCGCTTCACGCAGGCGCTGGATCATCTACCCGGCAATGCCCAGGCTCTGCTGCCGGGCATGCTCTATGGAGATCGGTCCGGTCAGGAACAGGCTCTCGCCGATGCGATGAAGACCAGCGGGCTAAGCCATCTGACCGCCGTCAGCGGTTCGAATATCGCGCTGCTTGCAGCCATAATCCTCAGCTTGCTCCGACTCTTTTCCATACCCCGAGTCCCCAGCGCACTGCTCATGATCAGTGCTGTCGGGATGTTCACCTGGTTTGTCGGCCCAGATCCCAGCGTGCTTCGGGCAAGCTTGATGGGCAGTATCGCGGTGCTCTGCCTGCTGATCGGGCGCGGCCAGGCTTCCTTGGGGATCTTGTCTTTGAGCGCGGCGATCTTGCTCCTGGTTGATCCCGGGTTGGGCGCGGAACCGGCATTTGCCTTATCCGTGTTGGCGACCCTTGGCATCATCATGCTCTCGCCAGCGTTGACCGAAATTTTTGGCCAGTTCCTGCCCGCGTGGCTAGCCGAGTTGACCTCGATCTGTTGTGCAGCACAATTCACGTGCTTGCCAGTGATTATTTCTTTGAACAGCAATTTCAGCGTGTACTCCTTGCCTGCCAACCTGCTGGTCGCGCCCCTGCTCCCGCTGATTACCGCGGTGGGGATGGTGTGCCTGCTGCTCTGTACGCCCCTGCCGTCGCTGACGCACTTGCTGTTGTGGATCCCGGGGCTTCCGGCTGAGCTCGTAGGCCAAGTCGCCAGGTTTTCCGCTTCCTTGCCTGGAGCGTCACGACCATGGCCATCGGGTGCCACTGGCGTTGTCTTGGCGATCATGCTGGCTGCGATGCTGTGCATCCTGCTTATTGCCGGTCGGGAGACAGAGCATCTGCGCGTGAGGCAGGTATCGCTGGCTATGCTCGGGGCCGTTCTGGTATTTATCGCCGCCCTGGTCGTTCCCGCGACCTTGCTGTATCGCGAGCCGATCGACGATGGCTGGGATATCGCCATGTGCGATGTAGGCCAGGGCGATGCGGTCATCATCCACGTGGGGGAGAACCAGGGGTGGCTTATCGATGCAGGTCCCGAGGACGGCAATGTCGTCCAATGCTTGCGGCGGCTGGAAATCACGGCACTGCCCATCGTGTTTGTCACCCACTCCCACGCGGACCACTTCGGGGGAATCAAGGCGGTGGAGAACTCCGGCATCGACATAGGACAGCGCCTGGTGTCTGCTGGATTTGAACTCGATCGCTGGGCTGGGGCTCAAATCATCGAAGCAGGTGCCAGCGTGGATAGCGGCCCGGTTGGCTATCAGGTGATCGGCCCTGAAACGCTGGCAGCCACGCGGGCTGAGCCTAACGACACTTCACTGGTAATCCGGTTCACATTTCATACGCGCTATGGAGAGGTGGATTATTTCTCCGCCGGGGACATGGAGTCCGAAGCCATGGGCGCCCTGCTGCGCAGATTCCCACAAGCTCCAGCCGCGATCCTCAAGGCCTCGCATCACGGTGCGCGAAACGGCGGCACTGAGATCATTGATGGACTCTCTCCGGAAGTGCTCCTGGTGTCAGCAGGAAAGGAAAACTCCTATGGCCATCCGCATCCGGAAACCCTGCGAGCCGCGAATGAAGTGGGTGCCACCGTCTTCCGGACGGACCAGTCAGGTACGGTGCTTCTCACATTTACCGAGCAAGGTGTCCACAGTAGCGCCTTAGGTTCACCGGTTCGGTAG
- a CDS encoding type II toxin-antitoxin system PemK/MazF family toxin, with translation MAVNPEKIFSLVMRLIKQINSTRSRTSGNNSTRNSGRRSPQGGSRQRADHSGSSPSGGYPGDYRGPINFEYQPSMDGNADPGEIVWGWVPYEEDYSQGKDRPVLIVGRAEGWFLGLMLTSKDKNNSNHHNPDYMDIGTGSWDRERRPSEVKLDRIIRLNDQSVRREGAILDRKRFANVVNALNERA, from the coding sequence ATGGCAGTGAATCCAGAGAAGATATTCAGTCTCGTGATGCGCCTGATCAAGCAGATCAACTCGACGCGCTCACGCACATCAGGTAACAACAGCACGAGGAATTCCGGCCGGCGGAGCCCCCAAGGCGGTTCGCGGCAGCGTGCGGATCACTCCGGATCATCACCTTCCGGTGGCTACCCCGGCGATTATCGCGGACCCATTAACTTCGAATACCAGCCTTCGATGGACGGCAACGCGGATCCTGGTGAAATCGTCTGGGGCTGGGTGCCCTACGAAGAGGACTACTCGCAGGGCAAGGACCGTCCGGTGCTGATCGTGGGGCGCGCAGAGGGCTGGTTTCTCGGCTTGATGCTCACCAGCAAGGATAAGAACAACTCCAACCACCATAATCCGGATTACATGGATATCGGCACTGGCAGTTGGGACCGTGAGCGCCGTCCGAGCGAGGTCAAGCTGGATCGCATCATCCGCCTGAATGACCAGTCGGTACGCCGCGAAGGTGCCATCTTGGATCGGAAGCGCTTTGCGAATGTGGTGAACGCCCTAAACGAACGGGCATAA
- the leuS gene encoding leucine--tRNA ligase, with protein MTSSTNEPRTYDFRDIESKWLPVWDELEVFKPADDGSRERRYVLDMFPYPSGDLHMGHAEAFAMGDVIARYWRLRGYDVMHPIGWDSFGLPAENAAIKRNSHPAEWTYKNIDTQAASFKRYAISADWDRRLHTSDPEYYRWTQWLFNKFYEKGLAYRKDHPVNWCPKDQTVLANEQVVNGACERCGTVVTKKSLNQWYFKITDYADRLLDDMEQLKGHWPERVLLMQKNWIGRSEGAEVTFEIEATDDLPAVKIPVFTTRPDTLYGATFMVVAADADLAGELVTDEHRAALEEYQEQVKALSEIERQSTEREKTGVFTGRYGINPLSGEKLPIWAADYVLADYGTGAIMAVPAHDQRDLDFARAFDLPVRVVVETGLEDPNETGTATAGEGQLINSGELTGLEKKDAIAKAIEIVEAAGTGKHTINFRLRDWLLSRQRFWGTPIPIIHCADCGEVPVPEDQLPVRLPENLRGEDLAPKGTSPLAAAEEWVNVACPKCGKDAKRDTDTMDTFVDSSWYFLRFVSPDYTEGPFDPKAVRDWMPVGQYVGGVEHAILHLLYSRFFTKVIHDLGLIDATEPFSALLNQGQVLNGGKAMSKSLGNGVDLGEQLDKFGVDAVRLTMVFASPPEDDVDWADVSPSGSQKFLARAWRIAQDTASEAGVDYATGEKALRQVTHRTVHESAQLLDSGKFNVVIAKTMELVNATRKTIDSGAGAADPAVREAATVVAQLLSLFAPYTAEDMWDALGYAPSVVTSAWPEVDESLLVDDTVTAVVQIKGKVRARLEVPVDIAEEELREQALAHEAVVRMLDGKAPLKVIVRAPKLVNVVPAP; from the coding sequence GTGACATCATCGACGAACGAACCTAGGACCTACGACTTCAGGGACATCGAGTCCAAGTGGCTGCCGGTATGGGACGAGCTAGAAGTATTCAAGCCCGCCGATGATGGCAGCCGCGAACGTCGCTATGTACTAGACATGTTCCCTTACCCTTCGGGAGACCTGCACATGGGTCACGCCGAAGCCTTCGCCATGGGCGACGTTATCGCCCGCTACTGGCGCCTGCGCGGCTACGACGTGATGCACCCGATCGGCTGGGATTCCTTCGGCCTGCCGGCGGAAAATGCCGCGATCAAGCGCAATAGCCACCCTGCCGAGTGGACCTACAAGAACATCGACACCCAGGCAGCGAGCTTCAAGCGCTACGCCATCTCGGCCGACTGGGATCGCCGCCTGCACACCTCGGATCCCGAGTACTACCGCTGGACCCAGTGGCTGTTCAACAAGTTCTACGAAAAGGGCCTGGCCTACCGCAAGGACCACCCGGTGAACTGGTGCCCCAAGGACCAGACCGTGCTGGCCAACGAGCAGGTCGTCAACGGAGCCTGCGAGCGATGCGGCACCGTCGTAACCAAAAAGAGCCTGAACCAGTGGTACTTCAAGATCACCGATTACGCTGATCGCCTGCTTGACGACATGGAGCAGCTCAAGGGCCACTGGCCTGAGCGCGTGCTGCTGATGCAGAAGAACTGGATCGGCCGTTCCGAAGGCGCCGAGGTGACGTTCGAGATCGAAGCCACCGATGACTTGCCTGCCGTGAAGATCCCGGTCTTCACCACCCGTCCGGACACCCTGTACGGTGCCACCTTCATGGTCGTTGCCGCCGACGCCGACCTGGCCGGCGAGCTGGTCACCGATGAGCACCGCGCTGCCCTGGAAGAGTACCAGGAGCAGGTCAAGGCGCTGAGCGAAATCGAGCGCCAGTCCACCGAACGCGAGAAGACCGGCGTGTTCACCGGCCGCTACGGCATCAATCCGCTCTCCGGCGAGAAGCTGCCGATCTGGGCTGCCGACTACGTGCTGGCCGACTACGGCACCGGTGCGATCATGGCCGTGCCCGCGCACGACCAGCGCGACCTGGACTTCGCCCGCGCCTTCGATTTGCCGGTGCGCGTGGTCGTCGAAACCGGCCTGGAAGACCCAAATGAAACGGGCACCGCCACTGCCGGCGAGGGCCAGCTGATCAACTCGGGCGAACTGACCGGCCTGGAGAAGAAGGACGCCATCGCCAAGGCGATCGAGATCGTGGAAGCCGCCGGCACCGGCAAGCACACCATCAACTTCCGCCTGCGCGACTGGCTGCTGTCCCGCCAGCGCTTCTGGGGCACCCCGATCCCGATCATCCACTGTGCCGACTGCGGCGAGGTCCCGGTTCCCGAGGACCAGCTGCCGGTGCGCCTGCCGGAGAACCTGCGCGGCGAGGACTTGGCACCCAAGGGCACCAGCCCGCTGGCCGCCGCCGAAGAGTGGGTCAACGTGGCTTGCCCGAAGTGCGGCAAGGACGCCAAGCGCGATACCGACACCATGGACACCTTCGTGGACTCCTCCTGGTACTTCCTGCGCTTCGTGTCCCCGGATTATACCGAGGGGCCCTTTGATCCGAAGGCCGTGCGCGACTGGATGCCCGTGGGCCAGTACGTGGGCGGCGTGGAGCACGCGATTTTGCACCTGCTCTACTCGCGCTTCTTCACGAAGGTCATCCACGATCTGGGCCTGATCGACGCCACCGAGCCATTCAGCGCGCTGCTGAACCAGGGCCAGGTGCTCAATGGCGGCAAGGCCATGAGCAAGTCGCTGGGCAACGGCGTGGATCTGGGCGAGCAGCTGGACAAGTTCGGCGTTGACGCCGTGCGCCTGACCATGGTCTTCGCGTCGCCTCCAGAGGACGACGTGGACTGGGCCGACGTCTCCCCATCGGGCTCGCAGAAGTTCCTGGCCCGCGCATGGCGCATCGCCCAGGACACCGCCAGCGAGGCCGGCGTGGACTACGCCACCGGCGAGAAGGCGCTGCGCCAGGTCACCCACCGCACCGTGCACGAGTCCGCGCAGCTGCTGGATTCGGGCAAGTTTAACGTGGTGATCGCCAAGACCATGGAGCTGGTCAACGCCACCCGCAAGACCATCGACTCCGGCGCCGGGGCAGCAGACCCTGCAGTGCGCGAGGCCGCCACGGTCGTCGCCCAGCTGCTGAGCCTGTTCGCTCCGTACACCGCGGAGGACATGTGGGACGCCTTGGGCTACGCGCCGAGCGTGGTCACCAGTGCCTGGCCAGAAGTGGACGAGTCGCTGCTGGTGGATGACACGGTCACCGCGGTCGTGCAGATCAAGGGCAAGGTGCGCGCGCGCCTTGAGGTGCCCGTGGACATCGCCGAGGAGGAGCTGCGCGAGCAGGCCCTGGCCCACGAGGCCGTGGTGAGGATGCTCGACGGCAAGGCGCCGCTGAAGGTGATCGTGCGTGCGCCGAAACTGGTGAACGTGGTTCCTGCCCCGTAA
- the holA gene encoding DNA polymerase III subunit delta: MARAQANPGISWRELTPQPLILLTGSEDYLASRAFELLRSQAAAREDIEVTRLDAAKYEPGELLLATSSSLFSSANLVEVHELAQMNEYFLKDAMSYLKDQAPENVVIMHYSGETRGKKLIDAIKAAGALVVNCQPVKKDAEKIDFVQAEFKAAKRRITHDAVKALVAAVGNSLAELGSSCSQLIQDTTGTIDQEIVDRYYGGRVEATAFKVADAAISGNAQAALRTLRHALGTGTDPIPIVATLAMKVRQLAKVLGVNEPAASLASELGMAPWQVQQAQQQARGWKRSDLALCIEEIANTDRMVKGGSRSPGYALEHAILFIAAKAPNR, translated from the coding sequence ATGGCACGCGCCCAAGCCAACCCCGGGATCTCATGGCGAGAACTCACGCCGCAACCGCTGATCTTGCTCACCGGTTCAGAGGATTATCTGGCATCCCGCGCCTTCGAGCTGCTTCGGTCGCAAGCTGCTGCGCGCGAGGACATCGAGGTCACACGACTTGACGCGGCGAAATATGAACCCGGCGAGTTGCTGCTGGCTACCAGCTCTTCGTTGTTCTCCAGCGCGAATTTAGTCGAGGTGCACGAACTGGCGCAAATGAATGAGTACTTCCTCAAGGATGCCATGAGCTACCTCAAGGATCAGGCGCCCGAAAATGTGGTGATCATGCACTACTCCGGCGAAACTCGCGGCAAGAAGCTCATCGACGCCATTAAGGCTGCTGGAGCGTTGGTCGTTAATTGCCAGCCGGTGAAGAAAGACGCTGAAAAGATCGATTTCGTCCAGGCCGAGTTCAAGGCCGCGAAACGCCGCATTACCCATGACGCGGTCAAAGCCCTGGTCGCTGCTGTGGGCAATTCCCTCGCAGAGCTGGGATCCAGTTGCTCCCAGCTCATTCAAGACACCACGGGAACGATCGACCAAGAGATCGTCGATCGGTACTACGGCGGTCGTGTCGAGGCTACGGCTTTCAAAGTCGCTGATGCTGCCATTTCGGGAAATGCGCAGGCCGCGCTACGCACCTTGCGCCATGCACTGGGCACCGGAACTGATCCGATTCCGATCGTTGCGACCTTGGCTATGAAAGTTCGCCAGCTGGCTAAGGTGCTCGGTGTTAATGAACCTGCCGCGTCGCTGGCGTCGGAGCTGGGCATGGCCCCGTGGCAGGTGCAGCAAGCGCAACAGCAAGCTCGTGGTTGGAAGCGCAGTGACCTTGCCCTGTGCATCGAGGAAATCGCGAATACTGACCGGATGGTCAAAGGTGGCAGCCGTTCTCCTGGCTACGCCCTTGAGCATGCCATCTTGTTCATTGCTGCCAAGGCCCCGAACCGTTGA